Proteins co-encoded in one Actinomadura luteofluorescens genomic window:
- a CDS encoding acetyl-CoA C-acetyltransferase: MAEAYIVDAVRAPVGRRNGGLAGVHPADLGAHVLTALMDRTKIDPAAVEDVVFGCVDTLGPQAGDIARTCWLAAGLPEEVPGVTVDRQCGSSQQAVHFAAQAVLSGTSDLVVAGGVQNMSQIPIGSAMTAAAPLGFTEGPFAGSAGWTRRYGDAEVSQFNGAEMIARDWEISREEMEAFAYESHQRAIRAIDEGRFERETVPLEGVAADEGPRRDTTLEKMAGLKTLVEGGRLTAAVSSQISDGAAALLIASEQAVKDHGLTPRARIHHLSARGEDPIRMLSAPIPATAHALKKTGMTIGDIDAVEINEAFASVVLAWLKETGADPATTNPNGGAIALGHPLGATGARLMTTLLHELDRTGGRYGLQTMCEGGGQANVTIIERLG; the protein is encoded by the coding sequence ATGGCCGAGGCTTACATCGTCGACGCGGTCCGCGCCCCGGTCGGGCGCCGCAACGGCGGGCTCGCCGGAGTGCACCCCGCCGACCTCGGCGCGCACGTGCTGACCGCCCTCATGGACCGGACGAAGATCGACCCGGCCGCCGTCGAGGACGTCGTCTTCGGGTGCGTCGACACCCTCGGCCCGCAGGCCGGCGACATCGCCCGCACCTGCTGGCTCGCCGCCGGGCTCCCCGAGGAGGTCCCCGGGGTCACGGTCGACCGGCAGTGCGGCTCCTCCCAGCAGGCCGTGCACTTCGCGGCGCAGGCCGTCCTGTCCGGGACGTCCGACCTGGTCGTCGCGGGCGGCGTGCAGAACATGTCGCAGATCCCGATCGGCTCGGCGATGACCGCCGCCGCCCCGCTCGGCTTCACCGAGGGCCCCTTCGCGGGCTCGGCGGGCTGGACGCGCCGCTACGGCGACGCCGAGGTGTCGCAGTTCAACGGCGCCGAGATGATCGCCCGCGACTGGGAGATCTCCCGCGAGGAGATGGAGGCGTTCGCCTACGAGTCGCACCAGCGCGCCATCCGCGCCATCGACGAGGGCCGCTTCGAGCGCGAGACCGTTCCCCTGGAGGGAGTCGCCGCCGACGAGGGCCCGCGCCGCGACACCACCCTGGAGAAGATGGCGGGCCTGAAGACCCTCGTGGAGGGCGGCCGGCTCACCGCGGCCGTCTCGTCGCAGATCTCCGACGGCGCCGCCGCGCTGCTCATCGCCTCCGAGCAGGCCGTCAAGGACCACGGCCTCACGCCGCGCGCCCGCATTCACCACCTCTCCGCGCGCGGGGAGGACCCCATCCGGATGCTGTCGGCGCCCATCCCCGCCACCGCGCACGCGCTGAAGAAGACCGGGATGACGATCGGCGACATCGACGCCGTCGAGATCAACGAGGCGTTCGCGTCCGTCGTCCTCGCCTGGCTCAAGGAGACCGGCGCCGACCCGGCGACGACCAACCCCAACGGCGGCGCCATCGCCCTCGGCCACCCCCTCGGCGCCACCGGCGCCCGCCTGATGACCACCCTCCTGCACGAACTCGACCGCACCGGCGGCCGCTACGGCCTCCAGACCATGTGCGAAGGCGGCGGGCAGGCCAACGTCACCATCATCGAGCGGCTGGGCTAG
- a CDS encoding NADH:flavin oxidoreductase — protein sequence MEVFETARLGPLTLRNRVIKAATSEGMTPDALVTDDLIEYHRRPAAGGVGMTTVAYCAVAPEGRTERRQIWMRPEAVPGLRRLTDAVHAEGAAASAQLGHSGPVADASSNGLPAVSAGRFFNPLGMAFTKVATAEDIERITRAHAEAARLAIESGFDAVEIHLGHNYLASSFLSPRLNRREDGHGGPIENRAKVALGIARAVRDEVGDRIAITAKLNMRDGVRGGLEIDDSLHVARALQDEGTVDALELTAGSSLLNPMYLFRGDMPIPEFAASYKLPMRIGLRMFGKRFLRSYPYQDAYLLEHARRFRAELDLPLILLGGITDRASMDTAMAEGFEFVAMARALLREPDLVNRIAADPSTPSLCVHCNRCVPTVYRGTHCPLIPRPD from the coding sequence GTGGAGGTCTTCGAAACGGCGCGGCTCGGGCCGCTGACGTTGCGGAACCGGGTGATCAAGGCGGCGACGTCCGAGGGGATGACGCCCGACGCGCTGGTGACCGACGACCTGATCGAGTACCACCGGCGCCCGGCCGCCGGCGGGGTGGGCATGACCACCGTCGCCTACTGCGCCGTCGCGCCCGAGGGACGGACCGAGCGGCGGCAGATCTGGATGCGGCCGGAGGCCGTCCCCGGGCTGCGGCGGCTCACCGACGCCGTGCACGCGGAGGGCGCCGCCGCGTCCGCGCAGCTCGGTCACTCCGGCCCGGTCGCCGACGCCAGCTCGAACGGGCTGCCCGCCGTCTCGGCCGGGCGGTTCTTCAACCCGCTCGGCATGGCCTTCACCAAGGTGGCCACGGCGGAGGACATCGAGCGCATCACCCGCGCCCACGCCGAGGCCGCCCGGCTCGCGATCGAGTCCGGATTCGACGCCGTCGAGATCCACCTCGGGCACAACTACCTGGCCAGCTCGTTCCTCAGCCCCCGCCTCAACCGCCGCGAGGACGGCCACGGCGGGCCGATCGAGAACCGGGCCAAGGTCGCGCTCGGCATCGCCCGCGCCGTCCGGGACGAGGTCGGCGACCGCATCGCGATCACCGCCAAGCTCAACATGCGCGACGGCGTGCGCGGCGGCCTGGAGATCGACGACAGCCTCCACGTCGCCCGCGCCCTCCAGGACGAGGGCACCGTGGACGCGCTGGAGCTGACCGCCGGAAGTTCGCTGCTCAACCCCATGTACCTGTTCCGCGGCGATATGCCCATCCCCGAGTTCGCGGCGAGCTACAAGCTGCCGATGCGCATCGGCCTGCGGATGTTCGGCAAGCGGTTCCTGCGCTCCTACCCGTACCAGGACGCCTACCTGCTGGAGCACGCCCGCAGGTTCCGCGCCGAACTCGACCTCCCCCTGATCCTTCTGGGCGGCATCACCGACCGCGCGAGCATGGACACCGCGATGGCGGAGGGCTTCGAGTTCGTCGCCATGGCCCGCGCCCTGCTCCGCGAACCCGACCTCGTGAA